In one window of Haloimpatiens sp. FM7315 DNA:
- the recO gene encoding DNA repair protein RecO — protein MLGLGDDFLSIYKTKGVILKDQDYKENDKIVWIFTEKIGKISVIVKGAKKSKSKFLSSTLPFCFAEFVVYKGKSMYLLNEIEPIDYFGEFLNELEILTYASYFNELIDMATSEEESNRELFKEFVTAYYLMKNRIGDVEILARAFEIKLLKLTGYALNFTNCCICGSRINTSNYINLSYGGGVCNECSKKNSIQISYEAYNVIKNLTNFPLEKVHRIRLNGKAKSEIHNILCQFICENYQKIPKSLNMLNVFKEVSKNE, from the coding sequence ATTTTAGGACTGGGGGATGATTTTCTGTCTATATACAAAACAAAGGGTGTAATCTTAAAAGACCAAGATTACAAAGAAAATGATAAAATAGTATGGATATTTACAGAAAAAATAGGGAAAATCAGTGTTATAGTTAAGGGAGCTAAAAAAAGCAAAAGTAAATTTTTGTCATCCACTTTACCTTTCTGCTTTGCAGAATTTGTTGTATACAAAGGTAAGAGCATGTATTTACTGAATGAAATTGAGCCCATAGACTATTTTGGAGAATTTTTAAATGAACTTGAGATTTTAACCTATGCTTCCTATTTTAATGAACTAATAGATATGGCAACCAGTGAAGAGGAAAGTAATAGAGAGTTATTTAAAGAGTTTGTAACAGCTTACTATTTGATGAAAAATAGAATAGGTGATGTAGAAATATTAGCAAGGGCCTTTGAGATTAAACTCCTTAAATTGACAGGATATGCTTTGAATTTTACAAATTGCTGCATATGTGGAAGTAGGATAAATACATCTAATTATATAAATTTGTCTTATGGTGGCGGTGTATGTAATGAATGTAGTAAAAAAAATAGTATACAAATAAGTTATGAAGCATATAATGTTATAAAAAATTTGACAAATTTTCCTTTAGAAAAGGTTCATAGAATAAGGTTAAATGGTAAAGCTAAGAGTGAAATACATAATATTTTATGTCAATTTATATGCGAGAACTATCAAAAGATTCCTAAAAGTCTAAATATGTTAAATGTTTTTAAGGAGGTAAGTAAAAATGAGTGA
- the era gene encoding GTPase Era — MFKSGFVTIIGRPNVGKSTLTNLLIGEKLSIVSNKPQTTRNNIQTILTGEDYQMIFVDTPGIHKPKHKLGEYMVDLARDSVKDVDLVLFLTTADVELGRGDMYILEQLKEMGRPVFLVVNKIDESNPKRIAETLKNYSDVYDFKEIIPISAMNGKNVDTLLDLMVKNMPEGPMYYPKEMIADVQERFIVTEIIREKALRFLKEEVPHGIAVEILSMKQNEHGKYKIDANLICEKKSHKGIIIGKDGTMLGKITRYATEDIRKFLNSKADLKIWVKVRKEWRDDNNLLRELGYKK; from the coding sequence ATGTTTAAATCTGGATTCGTAACAATAATTGGAAGACCAAATGTAGGAAAATCTACTTTAACTAATCTATTAATAGGGGAAAAATTGTCTATAGTTTCAAATAAACCTCAGACTACTAGAAATAATATACAAACTATTTTAACTGGTGAAGATTATCAAATGATTTTTGTTGATACACCTGGAATTCACAAACCTAAACATAAATTAGGGGAATATATGGTAGATTTAGCTAGGGACTCTGTTAAAGATGTGGATTTGGTTTTATTTTTAACTACTGCAGATGTTGAGTTAGGCAGAGGAGATATGTACATACTAGAACAGCTTAAAGAAATGGGAAGACCTGTATTTTTAGTTGTGAATAAAATAGATGAGTCAAACCCTAAAAGAATAGCTGAAACTCTTAAAAATTACTCGGATGTTTATGATTTTAAAGAGATAATACCTATATCTGCTATGAATGGTAAAAATGTAGATACATTGTTAGATTTAATGGTGAAAAATATGCCTGAGGGTCCTATGTATTATCCAAAAGAGATGATAGCAGATGTACAGGAAAGATTTATAGTTACAGAGATAATAAGAGAAAAAGCTTTGAGATTTTTAAAAGAAGAGGTACCTCACGGTATAGCTGTAGAGATTTTATCTATGAAACAAAATGAGCATGGAAAATATAAAATAGATGCCAATTTGATTTGCGAAAAGAAATCTCATAAGGGAATAATAATTGGTAAAGATGGAACTATGCTTGGAAAAATAACTAGATATGCAACTGAGGATATTAGAAAGTTTTTAAATTCTAAAGCAGACCTTAAAATTTGGGTTAAGGTGAGAAAAGAGTGGAGAGACGACAATAACCTTTTAAGGGAATTAGGCTATAAAAAGTAA